A part of Streptomyces sp. NBC_01497 genomic DNA contains:
- a CDS encoding 8-oxoguanine deaminase, with product MGASRIVIENCAVATVDAEDTEYASGHVVVAGNRVESVGPGPAPDSLTDVVRRVDGTGHLLTPGLVNTHHHFYQWITRGLATDHNLFDWLVALYPTWARIDEPMVRAAAGGSLAMMVRGGVTTATDHHYVYPRGAGDLSGAVIGAAAETGVRFTLARGSMDRGASDGGLPPDFAVETLDEAIAATAETVDRYHDASPGAMTQIAVAPCSPFSISTELLKQGAELARAKGVRLHTHGSETVEEEQFCKELFGMGPTDYFESTGWLGSDVWMAHCVHMSDADIAAFARSGTGVAHCPSSNARLGAGIARVPDMLAAGVPVGLGVDGTASNESGELHTELRNALLVNRLGAHREAALSARQALRLGTYGGAQVLGRARDIGSIEAGKLADLVLWRMDTLAHSSIADPVAALVLGAPAPVTLSLVDGRVVVEDGRLTRVDEDSVARAARAQAQRLARLAADA from the coding sequence ATGGGGGCTTCGCGCATCGTCATCGAGAACTGTGCCGTCGCGACCGTCGACGCCGAGGACACCGAGTACGCCTCGGGCCATGTCGTCGTCGCCGGCAACCGCGTCGAGTCCGTCGGCCCCGGCCCCGCGCCGGACTCCCTGACGGACGTGGTGCGGCGGGTCGACGGCACCGGGCACCTGCTCACACCGGGCCTCGTCAACACCCATCACCACTTCTACCAGTGGATCACTCGCGGGCTCGCCACCGACCACAACCTCTTCGACTGGCTGGTCGCCCTGTACCCGACCTGGGCCCGGATCGACGAGCCCATGGTGCGTGCCGCGGCGGGGGGCTCCCTCGCGATGATGGTCCGGGGCGGCGTCACCACCGCGACCGACCACCACTACGTCTACCCGCGCGGGGCCGGCGACCTGTCGGGCGCCGTCATCGGCGCGGCGGCGGAGACGGGCGTACGGTTCACCCTCGCGCGGGGCTCGATGGACCGCGGCGCCTCGGACGGCGGTCTGCCGCCGGACTTCGCGGTCGAGACGCTCGACGAGGCGATCGCGGCGACGGCGGAGACCGTCGACCGCTACCACGACGCGTCGCCCGGCGCGATGACCCAGATCGCGGTCGCGCCCTGTTCGCCGTTCTCGATCTCCACCGAACTGCTCAAGCAGGGAGCCGAGCTGGCGCGTGCCAAGGGGGTGCGGCTGCACACGCACGGCAGCGAGACCGTCGAGGAGGAGCAGTTCTGCAAGGAGCTGTTCGGCATGGGCCCCACCGACTACTTCGAGTCGACGGGCTGGCTCGGCTCCGACGTGTGGATGGCCCACTGCGTGCACATGAGCGACGCGGACATCGCCGCGTTCGCCCGGAGCGGCACGGGCGTCGCCCACTGCCCGTCCTCCAACGCGCGGCTGGGCGCGGGGATCGCCCGCGTGCCCGACATGCTGGCCGCCGGGGTGCCGGTCGGGCTCGGAGTGGACGGCACCGCCTCCAACGAGTCCGGCGAACTCCACACGGAACTGCGCAACGCGCTGCTGGTCAACCGGCTCGGCGCGCACCGCGAGGCGGCGCTCTCCGCTCGTCAGGCGCTGCGCCTCGGCACCTACGGGGGCGCCCAAGTCCTCGGCAGGGCACGTGACATCGGGTCGATCGAGGCGGGCAAGCTCGCCGACCTGGTGTTGTGGCGGATGGACACACTGGCCCACTCCTCCATCGCCGACCCGGTCGCCGCGCTGGTGCTCGGGGCGCCCGCCCCGGTGACGCTGTCACTCGTCGACGGCCGGGTGGTGGTCGAGGACGGCAGGCTGACCCGGGTGGACGAGGATTCCGTGGCCCGCGCGGCCCGCGCGCAGGCCCAGCGCCTCGCCCGGCTCGCCGCGGACGCGTGA
- the pucL gene encoding factor-independent urate hydroxylase, with amino-acid sequence MPTTVLGQNQYGKAECRVVKVVRDGTTHHIKDLNVSVSLSGEMDEVHYSGSNANVLPTDTTKNTVYAFAKEHGIASAEDFATVLARHFVAGQEQIHRARIRVEEYAWDRIGGPGHSFVRTGQETRLAQVTFDGGHVEVVSGLKDLTVLNSTGSEFWGYAKDTYTTLPETHDRILATDVSARWRHGWTGAPDSPAPDWDASYARAKTHILQAFAETYSLSLQQTMFRMGTRVIEQDPDVEEIRFSLPNKHHFLVDMERFGLKNETDAPDGAVYLAADRPYGLIEATILRDGAEQLIPADLTTL; translated from the coding sequence ATGCCCACCACCGTTCTCGGCCAGAACCAGTACGGCAAGGCGGAGTGCCGTGTCGTCAAGGTCGTACGCGACGGCACCACCCACCACATCAAGGACCTCAACGTCTCCGTCTCGCTCTCCGGCGAGATGGACGAGGTCCACTACTCGGGATCGAACGCCAACGTCCTGCCGACGGACACCACCAAGAACACCGTGTACGCCTTCGCCAAGGAGCACGGCATAGCGTCGGCCGAGGATTTCGCGACCGTCCTGGCCCGGCACTTCGTCGCGGGCCAGGAGCAGATACACCGCGCCCGCATCCGTGTGGAGGAGTACGCGTGGGACCGCATAGGCGGCCCCGGGCACTCCTTCGTCCGCACCGGCCAGGAGACCCGGCTCGCGCAGGTCACCTTCGACGGCGGCCACGTCGAGGTGGTCTCCGGTCTGAAGGACCTGACGGTGCTGAACTCGACCGGCTCCGAGTTCTGGGGCTACGCCAAGGACACGTACACGACCCTGCCCGAGACCCACGACCGTATCCTCGCCACCGACGTCTCCGCCCGCTGGCGCCACGGCTGGACCGGAGCGCCGGACTCGCCGGCCCCCGACTGGGACGCCTCCTACGCGCGGGCGAAGACCCACATCCTGCAGGCGTTCGCCGAGACGTACTCGCTCTCGCTCCAGCAGACCATGTTCCGGATGGGCACCCGCGTCATCGAACAGGACCCGGATGTCGAGGAGATCCGCTTCTCGCTGCCCAACAAGCACCACTTCCTGGTGGACATGGAGCGGTTCGGCCTGAAGAACGAGACGGACGCGCCCGACGGCGCCGTCTACCTCGCCGCGGACCGTCCCTACGGCCTCATCGAGGCGACGATCCTGCGCGACGGCGCGGAGCAGCTGATCCCCGCGGACCTGACCACCCTGTGA
- the uraD gene encoding 2-oxo-4-hydroxy-4-carboxy-5-ureidoimidazoline decarboxylase translates to MTSPLARFNTAQPSDALAALQEVCAAPAWGARLLAGRPYASAEALLAASDAATEALTDSGLDEAMAGHPPIGRPTPGDPVSSREQRGMAGASEALRDELVGLNLAYQERFGHVFLICATGASGDQLRDALTRRLAHTPERERVIARTELGRINRIRLGRLVAEPAATVSTHVLDTSTGRPAAGVPVSLAARTDAGAAWRTLGGSATDTDGRCKDLPVLPDGTRHVRLVFDTEEYLAAVAQGARGEHTTGAATTGTTEATGTAEATATTEAVGAVSTPTPPTPPTPPTPPTPAMDKAMTAEAGAAPPATGPVATSPVTNSPAEAQQDAPAHRDSGAFFPEVTVSFAVTPGEHYHVPLLLTPFGYSVYRGS, encoded by the coding sequence GTGACGTCCCCTCTCGCTCGGTTCAACACCGCGCAGCCGTCCGACGCGCTCGCCGCGCTGCAGGAGGTCTGCGCCGCCCCGGCCTGGGGCGCGCGGCTGCTCGCCGGGCGCCCCTACGCGTCGGCGGAGGCACTCCTCGCCGCGAGTGACGCCGCCACCGAAGCCCTCACGGACTCCGGCCTCGACGAGGCCATGGCGGGCCACCCGCCGATCGGGCGGCCCACCCCGGGCGATCCGGTCTCCTCGCGTGAACAGCGCGGCATGGCCGGTGCGTCCGAGGCGCTGCGGGACGAACTCGTCGGGCTGAACCTCGCCTACCAGGAGCGGTTCGGGCACGTCTTCCTCATCTGCGCCACCGGGGCGAGCGGGGACCAGCTGCGGGACGCCCTCACCCGGCGGCTCGCCCACACGCCGGAGCGGGAGCGCGTCATCGCGCGCACCGAACTGGGCCGGATCAACCGGATCCGGCTCGGCCGCCTCGTGGCCGAGCCCGCCGCGACCGTGTCCACGCACGTCCTGGACACCAGCACGGGCCGCCCCGCCGCGGGCGTGCCCGTCTCCCTGGCGGCCCGTACGGACGCGGGCGCCGCCTGGCGCACGCTCGGCGGGTCGGCGACGGACACCGACGGCCGGTGCAAGGACCTGCCGGTACTGCCGGACGGAACCCGGCACGTACGGCTCGTCTTCGACACCGAGGAGTACCTCGCCGCCGTGGCCCAGGGCGCCCGTGGCGAGCACACCACCGGTGCCGCCACCACCGGCACGACGGAAGCCACCGGCACGGCGGAAGCCACTGCCACGACGGAAGCCGTCGGCGCCGTGAGTACCCCAACACCCCCAACACCCCCAACACCCCCAACACCCCCAACACCCGCCATGGACAAGGCCATGACCGCCGAGGCCGGCGCCGCGCCGCCCGCCACCGGCCCGGTCGCCACCAGCCCGGTCACCAACAGCCCGGCCGAGGCCCAGCAGGACGCCCCCGCGCACCGGGACAGCGGCGCGTTCTTCCCCGAGGTCACGGTCTCCTTCGCCGTCACACCGGGGGAGCACTATCACGTGCCGCTGCTGCTCACCCCGTTCGGCTACTCCGTTTACCGAGGGAGCTAG
- a CDS encoding helix-turn-helix domain-containing protein translates to MGGEILRPADAGPDDVVLSWEGAGVLAVRLPQLADSLDHILAALERVHGMPLADLDRRTKQTVVRGLEARGAFSVRHGVETVASALGVSRFTVYNYLNRDKTS, encoded by the coding sequence ATGGGCGGCGAGATCCTGCGCCCCGCGGACGCCGGCCCGGACGACGTCGTGCTGTCCTGGGAGGGCGCCGGCGTGCTGGCCGTGCGCCTGCCGCAGCTCGCGGACTCGCTGGACCACATTCTCGCGGCGCTGGAGCGTGTCCACGGCATGCCGCTCGCCGACCTGGACCGCCGCACCAAGCAGACGGTCGTACGGGGACTCGAAGCGCGCGGTGCCTTCTCCGTACGGCACGGGGTGGAGACGGTGGCGAGCGCGCTCGGCGTCAGCCGTTTCACGGTCTACAACTACCTCAACCGCGACAAGACGTCCTGA
- a CDS encoding L-talarate/galactarate dehydratase codes for MTTSDTISWIRLSAVRLPLAVPVSDAKVLTGRQRAMTEVALLFAETATAGGHRGIGFTYSKRAGGPGQFAHARELAPALLGEDPSDIGKIWTKLVWAGASVGRSGLATQAIAAYDIALWDLKARRAGLPLAKLLGAHRDSVRCYNTSGGFLHAPVDELVRNAEAAVAGGIGGVKIKVGHPDSREDLRRLSAVRERLGEDVPLMVDANQQWDRPTARRMGRALEEFGLVWIEEPLDAYDAAGHAELAAALDTPIATGEMLASVAEHQELIRLGAADVLQPDAPRIGGITPFLKLATLADVHHLQLAPHFAMEIHLHLAAAYPAEPWVEHFDWLEPLFEERVAIKDGRMLLPDRPGLGITLSEQAHAWTTEVYEVGEAP; via the coding sequence ATGACCACGTCCGACACGATTTCCTGGATCAGGCTCTCCGCCGTCCGTCTGCCGCTCGCGGTGCCCGTCAGCGACGCCAAGGTGCTGACCGGCCGCCAGCGCGCCATGACGGAGGTGGCGCTCCTGTTCGCCGAAACAGCCACCGCGGGGGGCCACCGCGGCATCGGCTTCACCTACTCCAAGAGGGCGGGCGGGCCCGGCCAGTTCGCCCACGCCCGCGAACTGGCGCCCGCCCTGCTCGGTGAGGACCCGAGCGACATCGGCAAGATCTGGACGAAGCTGGTGTGGGCCGGCGCTTCCGTCGGCCGCAGCGGCCTCGCCACCCAGGCGATCGCCGCGTACGACATCGCCCTGTGGGACCTGAAGGCGCGGCGGGCGGGACTGCCGCTCGCCAAGCTGCTCGGCGCCCACCGCGACTCCGTGCGCTGCTACAACACGTCGGGCGGTTTCCTGCACGCGCCCGTGGACGAACTGGTGCGCAACGCGGAGGCCGCCGTCGCCGGGGGCATCGGCGGCGTCAAGATCAAGGTCGGCCATCCGGACTCCCGCGAGGATCTGCGCCGCCTCAGCGCCGTACGCGAGCGGCTGGGCGAGGACGTCCCGCTGATGGTCGACGCCAACCAGCAGTGGGACCGTCCCACCGCACGCCGCATGGGCCGCGCCCTGGAGGAGTTCGGGCTCGTGTGGATCGAGGAGCCGCTCGACGCGTACGACGCGGCGGGGCACGCCGAACTCGCCGCCGCGCTGGACACCCCGATCGCGACCGGCGAGATGCTGGCGAGTGTCGCCGAGCACCAGGAGCTGATCCGGCTCGGAGCGGCGGACGTCCTCCAGCCGGACGCACCCCGCATCGGCGGTATCACCCCGTTCCTGAAGCTCGCCACCCTGGCCGACGTGCACCACCTGCAGTTGGCGCCCCACTTCGCGATGGAGATCCATCTGCATCTCGCCGCCGCGTACCCGGCGGAGCCGTGGGTCGAGCACTTCGACTGGCTGGAGCCGCTGTTCGAGGAGCGCGTGGCCATCAAGGACGGCAGGATGCTGCTGCCGGACCGGCCCGGCCTCGGCATCACGCTCAGCGAGCAGGCGCACGCCTGGACCACCGAGGTGTACGAGGTGGGTGAGGCGCCCTGA
- a CDS encoding extracellular solute-binding protein, whose translation MSVLVTWTGGDLRSFRHDVITPFENRTGIRVNVQGSSAESQILAADSDTGSPPDVAILSGPGELAGYAAKGRLVPLDGVVDMKDYPGVWGMRVAGPTAAARSYWVPVKADLKSLVRHGRLTRAQVEAAAGRPADWCLGMGAAATSGWPGTDWVEDILLQGENGPRSTTSWPRESCAGTHPRSCARSPPGRRSSAPGTLPWPRTP comes from the coding sequence GTGAGCGTGCTGGTGACCTGGACGGGCGGTGACCTGAGGAGTTTCCGGCACGACGTGATCACGCCCTTCGAGAACCGGACCGGGATCCGGGTGAACGTCCAGGGCAGTTCCGCCGAGAGCCAGATCCTCGCGGCCGACAGCGACACCGGAAGCCCCCCGGACGTGGCCATCCTGTCGGGCCCGGGGGAGCTCGCGGGCTATGCCGCCAAGGGACGGCTCGTGCCGCTGGACGGTGTCGTCGACATGAAGGACTACCCGGGCGTGTGGGGCATGCGGGTGGCCGGACCGACGGCCGCCGCGCGCAGCTACTGGGTGCCGGTGAAGGCGGACCTCAAGTCCCTCGTCCGGCACGGGCGGCTGACGCGCGCTCAGGTCGAGGCGGCGGCCGGCCGGCCCGCCGACTGGTGTCTCGGCATGGGCGCGGCCGCGACGTCCGGATGGCCGGGCACCGACTGGGTGGAGGACATCCTCCTCCAGGGTGAGAACGGCCCGCGCTCTACAACGAGCTGGCCACGGGAGAGCTGCGCTGGGACTCACCCGCGATCGTGCGCGCGTTCACCACCTGGAAGGAGGTCGTCGGCGCCGGGAACGCTGCCCTGGCCTCGCACGCCCTGA
- a CDS encoding tetratricopeptide repeat protein, translating to MPLPDPDDPATVVLTQQATQSPDRIAAEARDNPSLGTAEAAFWLCRAYLETGDAVRASHWLDRARERLESGGGTSRSAEHEWRLPWHSGVLYLARGEVGAAADEFAATYALLPGEWAPKPALGFCSEHSGVTGSLTRDYYEAVWRRSKSQGSAALGLARVHLRAGDRVRALAVLDSATSRHYDVARVAAVRVLAGRIGDVPATAGQPAEAAQRFGRLGLEQQAAARLAAEILPGLRLRPRPLARHGERAGDLDGR from the coding sequence GTGCCCCTGCCGGACCCCGACGATCCCGCCACGGTGGTGCTCACCCAGCAGGCCACCCAGAGTCCGGACCGCATCGCGGCCGAAGCCCGGGACAATCCGAGCCTCGGCACGGCGGAGGCCGCGTTCTGGCTGTGCCGCGCCTACCTGGAGACCGGGGACGCCGTCCGGGCGAGCCACTGGCTCGACCGGGCCAGGGAGCGGCTGGAGAGCGGCGGGGGGACGTCCCGCAGCGCCGAACACGAATGGCGGCTCCCCTGGCACAGCGGTGTGCTCTACCTGGCACGCGGTGAAGTCGGTGCGGCGGCGGACGAGTTCGCCGCCACCTACGCCCTGCTGCCCGGCGAGTGGGCGCCCAAGCCGGCGCTCGGCTTCTGCTCGGAACACAGCGGTGTCACCGGTTCGCTCACCCGGGACTACTACGAGGCCGTCTGGCGGCGGAGCAAGAGCCAGGGCAGCGCGGCGCTCGGCCTCGCGCGCGTCCACCTGCGCGCCGGGGACCGGGTGCGGGCCCTGGCGGTCCTGGACTCGGCCACCTCGCGCCACTACGACGTCGCGCGCGTCGCGGCCGTACGGGTGCTCGCCGGGCGGATCGGCGACGTCCCTGCGACCGCGGGACAACCGGCCGAGGCCGCCCAGCGGTTCGGCCGGCTCGGGCTCGAACAGCAGGCCGCGGCCCGGTTGGCCGCCGAGATCCTCCCTGGCCTTCGCCTTCGACCCCGACCGCTCGCCCGGCACGGTGAGCGTGCTGGTGACCTGGACGGGCGGTGA